The Thermostichus vulcanus str. 'Rupite' genome window below encodes:
- a CDS encoding ribulose bisphosphate carboxylase small subunit, with protein MQTLPKERRYETLSYLPPLTDLQITKQLQYILDQGYIPAVEFNESSEPTVYYWTMWKLPLFNATSTQEVLSEVQSCRSTYPNCYIRVVGFDNIKQCQILSFLVHKPSGVR; from the coding sequence ATGCAAACTTTACCGAAAGAGCGTCGTTACGAAACCCTCTCCTATCTGCCTCCTTTGACGGATCTACAAATTACCAAGCAACTGCAGTACATCTTGGATCAGGGTTATATCCCCGCCGTGGAGTTCAATGAATCCTCTGAGCCGACGGTGTACTACTGGACGATGTGGAAGTTGCCCCTGTTCAACGCCACCTCCACCCAAGAGGTGCTGAGTGAGGTGCAATCCTGCCGCAGCACTTACCCCAATTGCTACATTCGCGTGGTGGGTTTCGACAACATTAAGCAGTGCCAGATCCTGAGCTTCCTGGTTCACAAGCCCAGCGGTGTGCGCTAA
- a CDS encoding tetratricopeptide repeat protein, which yields MRAIKVIPVLLLLGLLGWLGIPAADAMEAQGLPPTNLQTVSAEINQLFEEAFAATNAADFVRAENLWSQLLERQPDNPALWSNRGNARVSQHKLQQALTDYAEAIRLAPNAPDPYLNRGAALEGLGRWQEAIADYDRVLQLDPNDPAAYNNRGNAEAGLGDWQQALADYRHATELAPDYAFAQANYALSLYQVGETQSALRLMRALVRKYPKFPDMRAALSAILWTEGRPGEAESHWVAVQGLDPRYADLEWVRTVRRWPPAVVAALERFLTLS from the coding sequence ATGCGGGCTATCAAAGTTATCCCTGTTTTACTGCTGTTGGGGCTTTTAGGTTGGCTGGGGATCCCGGCTGCCGATGCGATGGAAGCTCAGGGATTGCCCCCCACAAACCTACAAACGGTGAGTGCCGAGATTAACCAACTGTTTGAGGAAGCCTTTGCCGCCACCAACGCGGCGGATTTTGTCCGGGCGGAAAACCTGTGGAGCCAACTGTTGGAACGTCAACCGGATAACCCGGCCCTGTGGAGTAACCGGGGCAATGCCCGCGTTAGCCAGCACAAGTTGCAGCAAGCGCTCACGGATTATGCTGAGGCGATTCGTTTGGCCCCCAATGCACCGGATCCCTACCTGAATCGGGGGGCCGCCCTGGAAGGATTGGGGCGGTGGCAGGAAGCAATTGCTGACTACGATCGAGTTCTCCAATTGGATCCCAACGATCCGGCAGCCTACAACAACCGCGGCAATGCGGAAGCCGGTTTGGGGGACTGGCAACAGGCCCTAGCGGATTACCGTCACGCCACCGAATTGGCCCCCGACTATGCGTTTGCCCAAGCCAACTATGCCCTCAGCCTGTACCAAGTGGGAGAAACCCAGTCCGCACTGCGATTGATGCGGGCTTTGGTACGTAAGTACCCGAAGTTTCCAGATATGCGGGCTGCCCTCAGTGCCATTCTTTGGACAGAAGGCCGCCCAGGAGAGGCCGAAAGCCATTGGGTCGCTGTGCAAGGGCTGGATCCGCGCTATGCCGATCTGGAGTGGGTCAGAACCGTTCGCCGCTGGCCGCCTGCTGTTGTCGCCGCTCTGGAGCGCTTTCTGACCCTGAGCTGA
- the upp gene encoding uracil phosphoribosyltransferase, which translates to MLPPRLRHSSVASQQLRVYVPPHPLIKHWLTVARDAETPMPLFRSAMSELGRWLTYEAMREWIPTQPVQVQTPLQPASAEVIAPDTPMGIVPVLRAGLAMLEGCQALLPQARIFHLGMVRDEATLEASCYLNRLPERIPEHMRILIPEPMLATGGTLVQVLDELNRRGADPSLVRIVSVLAAPPGLQRLGSHYPMVQIFCAMIDECLNEQGFILPGLGDAGDRAFGTES; encoded by the coding sequence ATGCTACCGCCCAGATTGAGGCATTCTTCTGTGGCCAGTCAGCAGCTTCGTGTCTATGTTCCCCCTCATCCCTTGATCAAGCATTGGTTAACGGTAGCTCGGGATGCGGAAACCCCGATGCCCTTGTTTCGCAGTGCCATGTCGGAGTTGGGCCGTTGGCTCACCTATGAGGCGATGCGGGAGTGGATCCCCACCCAACCGGTACAGGTGCAAACCCCTTTGCAACCTGCTTCAGCGGAAGTGATTGCGCCTGATACCCCGATGGGCATTGTGCCGGTGTTGCGGGCTGGGTTAGCCATGTTAGAGGGCTGTCAGGCGCTGTTGCCTCAGGCGCGGATCTTCCACTTGGGCATGGTACGGGATGAAGCAACTCTAGAGGCCAGTTGCTATCTGAATCGGCTGCCAGAGCGGATCCCGGAGCACATGCGCATTCTCATTCCTGAACCGATGTTGGCAACCGGGGGCACCTTGGTTCAGGTGTTGGATGAGCTGAACAGGCGCGGGGCGGATCCCAGTTTGGTGAGGATTGTCAGTGTGTTGGCGGCACCGCCGGGATTACAGCGGCTGGGATCCCATTACCCGATGGTACAAATCTTCTGCGCCATGATCGATGAGTGCTTAAATGAACAGGGGTTTATCCTGCCAGGGCTAGGAGATGCAGGGGATCGCGCCTTTGGCACGGAAAGTTAG
- a CDS encoding tetratricopeptide repeat protein, which translates to MVMNNKQLCRQGAHLGLRTMGWLLGLAIILPAYAEAPMTLLTGEQTVAQLKEDGARYLQMGFHTLAINAYRGAIELEEKTLVLPSERDPDVPFNLGLIYARQGRLPEARTAFQRAVEVDPGSFKARYQLALVDLKLGDQVAAKEQLTLLANAASGNPETRSHIQSLLATLDAVPLPSQKDDNLARTPAVESEAAKLLLEPGKTETAALPEAGGQEVVEEKPPLSVLQRLRQRELN; encoded by the coding sequence ATGGTGATGAATAACAAGCAACTTTGTCGGCAGGGGGCCCACTTGGGCTTGAGGACAATGGGATGGCTGCTTGGCTTGGCGATTATACTGCCTGCCTATGCAGAGGCCCCCATGACCCTATTGACGGGCGAACAAACCGTGGCACAGCTCAAGGAGGATGGGGCCCGATACCTGCAAATGGGCTTCCATACTTTGGCCATCAATGCCTATCGGGGGGCGATTGAGCTGGAAGAAAAGACTTTGGTTTTGCCAAGCGAACGGGATCCCGATGTGCCGTTTAATCTCGGCTTGATCTATGCTCGCCAGGGTAGGCTACCGGAGGCACGTACCGCCTTTCAACGGGCCGTGGAGGTGGATCCCGGTAGTTTTAAGGCGCGCTACCAACTGGCTTTGGTGGATCTCAAACTGGGGGATCAAGTGGCAGCTAAGGAGCAGCTCACCCTCCTGGCCAATGCCGCCAGTGGTAATCCCGAAACCCGCAGTCATATCCAGTCTTTGCTGGCCACTTTGGATGCCGTTCCTTTGCCCAGCCAGAAGGATGATAACTTGGCCCGTACCCCGGCTGTGGAGTCTGAGGCCGCCAAACTGTTGCTCGAACCTGGCAAAACTGAAACGGCTGCCTTGCCTGAAGCCGGTGGGCAGGAAGTTGTGGAGGAAAAACCCCCTCTTTCTGTCCTGCAACGGCTGCGTCAGCGGGAGCTAAACTAG
- a CDS encoding LptF/LptG family permease, producing MKVSSTPPPTRSPQAAAGVSLWCSVGLMDRYIISEMALPFLFGVGAFTALVMAVGSLFELVRLVVEAGLSISAALQVFAFRAPGIIVLTFPMSMLLATLLAYGRLSSDSEITAMRGCGVSLYRLVVPALTLSLLVTGLTFLFNELVVPNSNRQAAMTLDRALNRDPDFQRENILYQEFGEILSPEGDGSFSRRQGLTRQFYARSFDGNLMRGIIVLDFSNEALNQILLAQRGRWDPRNNLWVFEEGTNYIVSPDGTYSNIATFGRQELRLSRAPLDLAQEARSPEEMNIQELSHYIDVIASSGDLQRVRRLQVSLHQKYAIPFVCLAFTLIGAPLGLRPQRTSSSLGLGISVLIIFAFYVLLFITQALGQIGTLGPAVAAWLPNLMCAAVGLGLLYRANQ from the coding sequence GTGAAAGTTAGCTCTACTCCACCCCCGACCCGTTCTCCTCAAGCTGCGGCTGGGGTTTCCCTATGGTGCTCGGTGGGCCTCATGGATCGCTACATTATTTCCGAAATGGCGCTGCCGTTTCTCTTTGGGGTGGGGGCTTTTACCGCCTTGGTGATGGCAGTGGGATCCCTGTTTGAGCTGGTGCGCCTGGTGGTGGAAGCAGGATTATCGATCTCGGCAGCCTTGCAGGTGTTCGCCTTTCGGGCCCCGGGGATTATTGTCCTCACCTTTCCCATGTCGATGTTGCTGGCCACCTTGCTGGCTTATGGGCGCTTGTCTTCCGATAGTGAAATCACCGCGATGCGGGGTTGTGGGGTAAGCCTTTATCGTCTGGTGGTGCCGGCTCTTACCCTCAGTTTGCTGGTGACCGGTTTGACTTTTCTGTTCAATGAGTTGGTTGTGCCCAATAGCAACCGCCAAGCGGCCATGACGTTGGATCGGGCCCTGAATCGGGATCCCGACTTTCAGCGGGAAAACATCCTCTACCAAGAATTTGGCGAGATCCTCAGCCCCGAGGGCGATGGTAGCTTTTCCCGCCGACAAGGACTGACCCGTCAGTTTTATGCCCGCAGCTTCGATGGCAACCTGATGCGCGGCATTATCGTTCTGGATTTTTCCAACGAGGCTCTCAATCAAATTTTGCTGGCCCAACGGGGCAGATGGGATCCCCGCAATAACCTGTGGGTGTTTGAGGAGGGGACCAACTACATCGTGTCTCCCGATGGCACTTACAGCAACATCGCCACCTTTGGCCGCCAGGAGTTGCGCCTATCCCGTGCCCCGCTCGATTTGGCCCAAGAAGCCCGCAGCCCGGAGGAAATGAACATTCAAGAGCTCAGCCACTACATCGACGTGATCGCCAGTTCCGGAGATCTGCAGCGGGTGCGGCGGCTGCAGGTCAGCCTCCACCAAAAATATGCCATTCCCTTCGTGTGTTTGGCTTTTACCCTGATTGGGGCGCCATTGGGATTGCGTCCGCAGCGAACCAGTTCTTCTTTAGGGCTGGGGATTAGTGTGCTGATCATCTTTGCTTTCTATGTGCTGCTGTTCATCACGCAGGCTTTGGGGCAAATTGGCACCTTGGGGCCAGCAGTGGCAGCCTGGCTGCCCAACTTAATGTGTGCAGCGGTGGGGTTAGGGCTACTCTACCGCGCCAATCAGTAG
- the lptB gene encoding LPS export ABC transporter ATP-binding protein → MQLRLENICKRYGRREVVSDVSLSIQQGEIVGLLGPNGAGKTTTFYIMTGLIQPNRGHVWLDDQDITHLPMHRRAQLGIGYLAQEPSIFRRLSIQDNLLLIMEQTGVPRRLWQQRLNQLLEEFRITHVTHSLGLQVSGGERRRAEIARALAAGIQGPKFLLLDEPFAGVDPIAVADIQEVVAKLKHRGIGVLITDHNVRETLEITDRAYILNDGAILAKGTSAELAADPLVRKYYLGEKFRL, encoded by the coding sequence ATGCAGCTTCGCTTAGAAAACATCTGTAAGCGTTATGGTCGCCGCGAGGTGGTGAGTGATGTCAGCCTCAGCATTCAGCAAGGGGAGATTGTGGGTCTGCTAGGGCCTAATGGAGCTGGCAAAACCACCACGTTTTACATCATGACAGGCTTGATCCAGCCAAATCGAGGTCATGTTTGGTTAGATGACCAGGACATTACCCATTTGCCGATGCACCGCCGCGCTCAGCTGGGAATTGGGTATCTGGCCCAGGAGCCCAGCATTTTTCGTCGCCTTAGTATTCAAGACAACCTGCTGCTGATCATGGAGCAAACAGGTGTGCCACGGCGCCTTTGGCAACAACGGTTGAACCAATTGCTAGAAGAGTTTCGCATTACCCATGTCACCCACAGCTTGGGCTTGCAAGTTTCAGGGGGAGAACGTCGTCGGGCTGAAATCGCCCGTGCCTTGGCCGCCGGGATCCAAGGGCCAAAATTTCTGCTGTTGGATGAACCGTTTGCCGGGGTAGATCCAATCGCAGTGGCGGATATTCAAGAGGTGGTGGCGAAGCTGAAGCACCGGGGCATTGGCGTGTTGATTACCGATCACAATGTGCGGGAAACCTTGGAGATCACCGATCGCGCCTATATCCTTAACGACGGGGCGATCCTGGCCAAAGGCACGTCTGCGGAGTTGGCGGCGGATCCCTTGGTACGCAAATACTATCTGGGGGAAAAATTCCGGCTCTAA